A genome region from Vibrio tapetis subsp. tapetis includes the following:
- a CDS encoding CoA pyrophosphatase, translating to MSPPSQYFNDRRLLSTNADSFRPAAVLIGLVERPHGLQVILTKRAMHLRHHPGQISFPGGKVEEEDASVVHTALREAKEEIGLDPKYVTEIGQLPTLDTFSRFQVTPIIAFVSPSYETQIDENEVQSVFEAPATYLFNRSNLHALQFKVKNGLHNVFAVPYKQHLIWGVTAQIIHSMQTQFSNA from the coding sequence ATGAGCCCGCCCAGTCAATATTTCAACGATCGTAGGCTACTCTCTACTAATGCGGATTCGTTTCGTCCGGCCGCTGTACTCATTGGCTTAGTTGAGCGTCCTCATGGTCTACAAGTTATCCTGACAAAACGCGCAATGCATTTACGTCATCACCCTGGGCAAATTAGTTTTCCAGGTGGCAAAGTTGAAGAGGAAGACGCAAGCGTCGTTCACACCGCATTGAGGGAGGCGAAAGAAGAAATTGGTTTAGACCCCAAATATGTCACTGAGATTGGTCAGTTACCAACTCTAGACACTTTCAGTCGCTTTCAAGTCACCCCAATCATTGCCTTCGTATCGCCAAGCTATGAGACTCAGATCGATGAAAACGAAGTTCAAAGTGTTTTTGAAGCGCCAGCTACATACCTATTCAACCGAAGCAATCTCCACGCGCTGCAATTTAAAGTAAAAAATGGGTTGCATAACGTATTTGCCGTGCCATATAAGCAACATCTAATCTGGGGCGTTACTGCCCAAATTATCCACTCCATGCAAACACAATTTAGTAACGCTTAG
- a CDS encoding aromatic amino acid transport family protein — protein MQSTVTTATNAKATNSKWTYKDFTWALSLFGTAVGAGVLFLPIKAGAGGFWPLVILALIAAPMTWFAHKSLARFVLSSKNPESDITDTVEEHFGKTGANIITFAYFFAIYPIVLIYGVGITNTVDSFMVNQLGFASIPRPILSGVLIMLMTGGVVFGKELMLKVTSVMVYPLVFILLALSFYLIPEWNTSMMSVSPDWSAMPSIIWLAIPIIVFSFNHSPVISQFTKEQRLKYGDGAVQKTDMITGGAAMMLMTFVMFFVFSVVLSLSPAQLAMAQEQNISVLSYLANVHESPLISILGPVVAFAAITSSYFGHFLGAHEGLVGLVKTKTSKPVKTVEKGSLVFIVVTTWIVAIVNPSILGMIETMGAPMIAAILFLMPVFAMQKVPAMAKYKTSTFVQVFTAICGLASISSVIYGAL, from the coding sequence ATGCAATCAACTGTTACTACGGCGACTAACGCCAAAGCAACAAACTCTAAGTGGACTTATAAGGATTTCACTTGGGCACTTTCACTTTTCGGTACCGCTGTAGGTGCTGGTGTACTTTTCCTTCCAATTAAAGCAGGCGCTGGTGGTTTTTGGCCATTAGTAATCCTTGCACTAATTGCAGCTCCAATGACATGGTTCGCTCACAAAAGTTTGGCGCGATTCGTATTGTCATCTAAAAACCCAGAATCAGACATCACTGACACTGTAGAAGAGCATTTCGGTAAAACTGGTGCAAACATCATCACTTTCGCTTACTTTTTTGCTATCTACCCTATCGTACTTATTTACGGTGTTGGTATCACCAATACAGTTGACTCCTTTATGGTAAACCAACTGGGCTTTGCTTCGATTCCTCGTCCGATTCTATCTGGCGTGCTAATCATGCTTATGACGGGTGGTGTTGTATTCGGTAAAGAATTGATGCTTAAAGTAACGTCAGTAATGGTTTACCCATTAGTGTTCATATTGCTTGCTCTGTCTTTCTACCTGATCCCTGAGTGGAACACATCAATGATGTCTGTTAGCCCAGATTGGAGCGCGATGCCTTCTATCATTTGGTTAGCGATTCCTATCATCGTGTTCTCTTTTAACCACAGCCCAGTTATCAGTCAATTTACTAAAGAGCAACGCCTTAAGTATGGTGACGGTGCGGTTCAAAAGACCGACATGATCACGGGTGGCGCAGCAATGATGCTGATGACATTTGTAATGTTCTTCGTATTCTCTGTTGTACTGTCTTTGTCTCCGGCTCAACTAGCAATGGCACAAGAACAAAACATCAGTGTTCTTTCGTACCTAGCGAATGTTCATGAATCTCCTCTAATTTCGATTCTTGGCCCTGTTGTTGCGTTCGCCGCTATCACATCTAGCTACTTCGGTCACTTCCTAGGTGCACATGAAGGTCTAGTTGGTCTGGTTAAAACTAAAACGTCTAAGCCAGTTAAAACAGTAGAAAAAGGATCACTAGTATTCATCGTTGTAACCACTTGGATTGTTGCAATCGTGAACCCTTCTATCCTTGGCATGATTGAAACAATGGGTGCACCAATGATTGCAGCTATTTTGTTCCTTATGCCTGTATTCGCAATGCAAAAAGTACCAGCAATGGCGAAGTACAAGACATCAACGTTTGTGCAAGTTTTCACAGCAATTTGTGGCCTTGCATCAATTAGTTCTGTAATCTACGGCGCTCTTTAA
- a CDS encoding L-serine ammonia-lyase has protein sequence MISVFDIYKIGVGPSSSHTVGPMKAGKEFIDDLRSMGKLRDITKITVDVYGSLSLTGKGHHTDIAIIMGLAGNTPEKVDIDSIAGFIARVEETERLPVGMHCHTVSFPKDSGMNFHKTNLSLHENGMSIHAWIDDEVAYSKTYYSIGGGFIVDEENFGKEQENPIKAPYEFTTAEELVNQCKQSGLSISALVMENQKSLHSEEESRTYFANIWKTMRECMDRGMNTEGILPGPLRVPRRAAALRQQLLTSEKTTNDPMTVVDWVNMYAFAVNEENAAGGRVVTAPTNGACGIIPAVLAYYDKFIQTVTEKDYIRYFAASGAIGGLYKRNASISGAEVGCQGEVGVACSMAAAGLAELMGGSPEQVCMAAEIGMEHNLGLTCDPVAGQVQVPCIERNGIAAVKAINSTRMAMRRSSDPRVSLDKVIETMLETGKDMNAKYRETSQGGLAIKVVC, from the coding sequence ATGATTAGTGTTTTTGATATCTATAAAATCGGTGTTGGTCCATCGAGCTCTCATACTGTTGGACCAATGAAAGCGGGTAAAGAATTTATTGATGACCTACGTTCAATGGGAAAATTGCGCGACATCACTAAAATCACCGTGGACGTATATGGATCACTATCACTGACAGGGAAAGGTCACCACACAGATATTGCAATCATCATGGGTCTTGCTGGCAACACCCCTGAGAAGGTTGATATCGACTCTATCGCGGGTTTTATTGCTCGTGTTGAAGAAACGGAACGTCTACCTGTTGGTATGCACTGTCATACTGTTTCATTCCCTAAAGATAGTGGGATGAACTTCCATAAAACCAATCTGTCATTACATGAAAATGGCATGAGCATCCATGCTTGGATTGATGACGAAGTTGCCTACTCAAAAACTTACTATTCTATTGGTGGCGGTTTCATCGTCGACGAAGAAAACTTCGGCAAAGAACAAGAAAATCCGATTAAAGCACCTTATGAATTTACGACGGCTGAAGAGCTAGTCAATCAATGTAAGCAAAGTGGTTTATCGATCAGCGCGCTAGTGATGGAAAACCAAAAATCACTTCACTCAGAAGAAGAGTCTCGCACTTACTTTGCTAACATTTGGAAAACGATGCGCGAATGTATGGATCGTGGTATGAATACTGAAGGTATTCTTCCTGGCCCGCTACGTGTACCTCGTCGTGCTGCAGCACTTCGCCAACAGTTACTCACTTCAGAAAAAACAACCAACGATCCAATGACCGTTGTTGATTGGGTCAACATGTATGCTTTCGCCGTAAACGAAGAAAATGCGGCTGGCGGTCGTGTCGTTACAGCACCAACTAATGGCGCATGTGGCATCATCCCTGCTGTTTTGGCTTACTACGATAAGTTCATTCAAACTGTGACCGAAAAAGACTACATTCGCTACTTTGCAGCTTCTGGTGCAATTGGTGGTCTTTATAAGCGTAATGCTTCTATCTCTGGCGCCGAAGTAGGTTGTCAGGGCGAAGTGGGCGTTGCATGTTCTATGGCTGCAGCCGGTCTTGCTGAGTTGATGGGTGGAAGCCCAGAGCAAGTCTGTATGGCCGCAGAAATCGGTATGGAACACAACCTAGGCCTTACTTGCGATCCAGTCGCCGGTCAAGTTCAAGTGCCTTGTATCGAACGTAACGGCATTGCAGCAGTTAAAGCGATAAACTCTACCCGTATGGCCATGCGTCGTTCATCTGACCCTCGAGTTTCTCTCGATAAAGTGATTGAGACTATGCTAGAAACCGGTAAAGATATGAACGCTAAATACCGTGAAACTTCTCAAGGCGGCCTAGCTATTAAGGTAGTTTGCTAA
- a CDS encoding response regulator, with amino-acid sequence MKEMLVVEDNNSIATVIQQIGQSLKYKVTVAKSLAEVKEILAVKTDFFVATIDYSLPDAYEGQAISYILRHDIPSIVVTGRVSDKIHQELLKLPIIDYVTKENSQAYFYLQRVLHSQLTNHKIGVLVVDDSLSVRSYVSALLERRNFTLYSQPDGKKALQAIKDNSDIKLVITDYDMPGMNGIDVVQAIRRLFTEREIIIIGYSASSKSYQSARFIKSGADDYLHKPFCPEEFYCRVFKNVERLQYIENIKTASVIDYLTSLPNRDHFIEVTDKQLDFIEMNKLTYLLVVFHIDHFKRINDKHSFSAGDQILISMSSLLKERFKAATLARFYGAEFGCLISGTDIAKVKSALTDFMSDVKKQSIAVDSDHINFSVSIGATVVKKQSSIKLCIEQADAALQQAQQGGENQIHIDTKSGQPSSKEEVI; translated from the coding sequence ATGAAAGAAATGTTGGTCGTAGAGGACAACAATTCCATTGCTACGGTTATTCAACAAATTGGGCAATCTCTCAAATATAAAGTCACGGTGGCAAAGTCACTCGCCGAAGTAAAAGAGATACTCGCAGTGAAAACCGATTTTTTTGTCGCAACCATTGATTATAGCCTGCCAGATGCCTATGAAGGCCAAGCCATTTCTTACATCTTAAGACATGATATCCCTTCCATCGTAGTGACCGGTCGAGTCAGCGACAAAATTCACCAAGAATTACTCAAACTGCCAATCATTGATTATGTTACTAAAGAGAATTCTCAAGCCTATTTCTACCTACAGCGAGTCCTTCACAGCCAATTGACTAATCACAAGATTGGCGTATTGGTTGTTGATGATTCATTGTCTGTTCGTAGTTATGTTTCTGCATTGCTAGAACGGCGAAACTTCACTTTATATTCTCAGCCTGATGGCAAGAAAGCCTTACAAGCGATCAAAGATAATTCTGATATTAAGCTAGTTATTACTGATTATGATATGCCAGGAATGAATGGTATCGATGTGGTTCAAGCGATCAGACGTTTATTTACTGAACGCGAGATCATTATAATTGGTTATTCTGCCTCATCAAAAAGTTATCAATCGGCTCGATTTATTAAAAGTGGCGCAGATGATTACTTGCATAAACCTTTTTGCCCAGAAGAGTTCTACTGCCGCGTATTTAAAAACGTCGAACGGCTTCAGTATATCGAAAATATCAAAACGGCTTCAGTCATTGATTACCTCACTTCTCTACCCAATCGCGATCACTTCATCGAGGTGACTGACAAGCAACTTGATTTCATAGAAATGAATAAGCTCACTTATTTGTTAGTTGTTTTCCATATTGACCACTTTAAAAGAATAAACGATAAGCACTCCTTTTCAGCCGGTGATCAGATTTTGATCTCAATGTCATCGTTACTTAAAGAGCGCTTTAAGGCGGCGACACTCGCTCGATTTTATGGCGCAGAGTTTGGCTGCCTTATCTCCGGAACAGACATTGCCAAAGTTAAATCAGCACTGACCGATTTCATGAGTGACGTTAAAAAACAGAGCATAGCCGTTGACAGTGATCACATTAATTTTAGTGTCAGTATCGGAGCCACTGTTGTAAAGAAACAATCCTCCATTAAGTTATGTATTGAACAAGCGGACGCCGCTTTACAGCAGGCTCAACAAGGAGGAGAAAACCAAATACACATCGACACTAAGTCCGGCCAACCATCAAGTAAAGAAGAAGTTATTTAA
- the asnS gene encoding asparagine--tRNA ligase gives MTYAPVTDVLSGKLAVDSEVTVRGWIRSRRDSKAGISFLAIYDGSCFDPIQAVVPNELNNYQEEVLKLTTGCSVEVTGKIVESPAKGQDFELAATEVKVVGLVEDPDTYPMAKTRHSIEYLREVAHLRPRTNVIGAVARVRNCLSQAIHRFYHEQGYFWMSAPLITASDAEGAGEMFRVSTLDMVNTPMTDAGEVDYDKDFFGKETFLTVSGQLNAEAYACALSKVYTFGPTFRAENSNTSRHLAEFWMVEPEIAFADLDDAAKLAEDMLKYVFKAVLEERRDDLEFFAQRINKEAISRLENFVDSDFAQVDYTDAIQILIDSGKEFEFPVEWGIDMSSEHERYLAEEHFKAPVVVKNYPKDIKAFYMRMNEDGKTVAAMDVLAPGIGEIIGGAQREERIELLEKRMEEMNIDPEHMSWYLDLRRYGTVPHAGFGLGFERLVTYVTGMANIRDVIPFPRAARSANF, from the coding sequence ATGACTTACGCGCCTGTAACAGACGTATTAAGCGGAAAACTTGCGGTAGACAGTGAAGTAACTGTTCGCGGTTGGATCCGTTCACGTCGCGATTCCAAAGCTGGAATTTCTTTCCTTGCCATTTATGACGGCTCTTGTTTCGACCCGATTCAGGCCGTGGTCCCAAATGAGTTGAATAATTACCAGGAAGAAGTTCTTAAACTGACGACTGGTTGCTCTGTTGAGGTAACTGGCAAAATCGTTGAATCTCCGGCTAAAGGCCAAGATTTTGAACTTGCCGCTACAGAAGTTAAAGTTGTTGGCTTAGTTGAAGACCCAGACACCTACCCAATGGCGAAGACTCGTCACTCAATTGAGTATCTTCGTGAAGTCGCTCACTTGCGTCCACGTACGAACGTAATCGGTGCTGTTGCCCGTGTTCGTAACTGCTTGTCTCAAGCTATTCACCGTTTCTACCATGAGCAAGGCTACTTCTGGATGTCTGCTCCGCTTATCACTGCATCTGATGCAGAAGGCGCTGGTGAAATGTTCCGTGTCTCTACACTAGACATGGTTAACACACCAATGACAGACGCTGGCGAAGTTGATTACGACAAAGACTTCTTTGGCAAAGAAACGTTCCTGACCGTTTCTGGTCAGCTTAACGCTGAAGCCTATGCGTGTGCACTAAGCAAAGTGTACACTTTCGGCCCTACTTTCCGTGCTGAAAACTCGAACACAAGTCGCCACTTGGCTGAGTTCTGGATGGTTGAACCTGAAATTGCGTTCGCTGATCTTGATGACGCTGCAAAATTGGCTGAAGACATGCTTAAGTATGTATTTAAAGCCGTTCTTGAAGAACGTCGTGACGATCTAGAGTTCTTTGCTCAGCGCATTAACAAAGAAGCGATTTCTCGCCTAGAGAATTTCGTTGATTCTGATTTTGCTCAAGTTGATTACACTGACGCTATCCAGATCCTTATCGATTCAGGTAAAGAGTTCGAATTCCCTGTTGAATGGGGTATCGACATGTCTTCTGAGCACGAGCGTTACCTTGCTGAAGAGCATTTCAAAGCACCGGTTGTAGTGAAAAACTACCCGAAAGACATCAAAGCATTCTACATGCGTATGAATGAAGATGGCAAAACCGTTGCAGCGATGGACGTTCTTGCACCTGGCATTGGCGAAATCATTGGCGGCGCACAACGTGAAGAACGTATTGAGCTACTAGAAAAACGCATGGAAGAAATGAACATCGATCCTGAGCACATGAGCTGGTACTTAGACTTACGTCGTTACGGTACTGTTCCTCACGCTGGTTTCGGTCTTGGATTTGAGCGCCTGGTTACTTATGTAACGGGAATGGCTAACATCCGTGACGTAATTCCTTTCCCTCGTGCAGCACGCAGCGCTAACTTCTAA
- a CDS encoding GNAT family N-acetyltransferase — translation MIAIKKAKIKYFSSLIELNVSVEQKGYVTTFDHLYENRSNEDVIYAITHDAQYVGFFALDFGFEKKYTFVKNHEIGLKNFTIDQRHQKNGYGKAAIKRLQQYLYSSYPDVASICVMVDKKNDAAYKCFSDAGFEDTKKIFFDDDSNQIRILRYTVVAP, via the coding sequence ATGATCGCAATTAAAAAAGCAAAAATTAAGTACTTCTCATCACTTATCGAACTCAACGTCAGCGTAGAACAAAAAGGCTACGTCACGACCTTTGACCACCTGTACGAAAACCGCTCCAACGAAGACGTTATCTATGCCATTACTCATGATGCCCAATACGTCGGTTTTTTTGCACTAGATTTTGGCTTCGAAAAGAAATACACCTTCGTCAAGAATCATGAAATCGGGCTTAAAAACTTTACCATTGACCAACGCCATCAAAAAAATGGCTATGGTAAAGCAGCAATTAAACGCCTTCAGCAATACCTATACTCTAGTTACCCTGATGTAGCGTCTATTTGTGTAATGGTGGACAAAAAAAATGACGCCGCTTACAAGTGCTTTTCCGATGCCGGATTTGAAGACACAAAGAAAATATTCTTTGACGATGACTCCAATCAAATTCGCATACTACGTTATACCGTAGTGGCTCCATAA
- the queD gene encoding 6-carboxytetrahydropterin synthase QueD translates to MTTELYKEFMFEAAHHLPHVPEGHKCGRLHGHSFLVRLFVEGEVDAHTGWVIDFSEIKAAFKPIYDRLDHYYLNDIPGLENPTSEVLAKWIWNELKPSLPLLSKIEIKETCTAGCIYRGE, encoded by the coding sequence ATGACGACTGAGTTATACAAAGAATTTATGTTTGAAGCGGCCCATCACTTGCCACATGTACCTGAAGGTCATAAGTGTGGTCGCTTACATGGGCACTCATTTTTAGTGCGTCTTTTTGTAGAAGGTGAGGTCGATGCTCACACTGGTTGGGTGATTGATTTTTCCGAAATTAAAGCAGCCTTCAAACCTATTTATGATCGTTTAGATCATTACTACTTAAATGACATCCCTGGTTTAGAAAATCCAACCAGTGAAGTGTTGGCTAAGTGGATTTGGAATGAACTTAAGCCTTCATTGCCATTGCTGAGTAAAATAGAAATAAAAGAGACGTGTACTGCGGGTTGTATCTATCGCGGTGAGTAA
- a CDS encoding HD domain-containing phosphohydrolase: MNQSNYDASLTLKLYVIAGALFGIYGGRVCPMLETLTASEVLTHVSITFTFLFLTRHFLLVHSSWMKALKIAQLDTLAFFTASIPLALYYNLMSDFPLDSNLKVLFGMTLFGFFTGTILQLVAKMKKMDSLSHADHQEFQLKGERQSMVKQMIGLVVLLLVTLTLMLALVALKDIFWLKNNPERIFDGSGQISVIKEFVYISAILGGYAITIMLLWTKLMKRVLFSQECSLLMVTKGEMDTRLPVFSNDELGVMATLTNTMLDTLQSSQNEIKTTRDVAITSLAALAESRDNETGAHIIRTQEYVRSLALHLADTPQHQEQLTPDYVELLYKSAPLHDVGKVGIPDAVLLKPGKLTFDEFEIMKQHPEIGAKALSIAEQHLGSSSFLQVAKEISLSHHEKWDGSGYPLGLSGQSIPLSGRLMAVADVYDALISKRVYKPAFTHDEAKEIIIKGKGAHFDPDVVDAFVAMEHEFMAIAKQYSDQSAQNSEDNGIPSPQTA; the protein is encoded by the coding sequence ATGAATCAAAGCAACTATGATGCTTCATTAACGCTGAAATTGTATGTCATTGCAGGCGCACTTTTTGGCATATATGGAGGAAGAGTTTGCCCTATGCTAGAGACTCTAACCGCATCAGAAGTGTTGACTCATGTTTCCATTACTTTCACGTTCTTATTTTTAACTCGCCACTTTTTGCTCGTCCATTCCTCATGGATGAAAGCACTCAAAATTGCCCAACTGGACACCCTTGCTTTCTTTACTGCGAGTATCCCGCTCGCTCTTTACTATAATTTGATGAGCGACTTCCCTCTAGATAGCAACTTAAAAGTCCTATTTGGCATGACACTATTTGGTTTTTTCACCGGCACCATATTGCAGCTAGTTGCTAAAATGAAAAAAATGGACTCATTATCACATGCAGACCATCAAGAGTTTCAACTTAAAGGTGAACGCCAGTCAATGGTCAAGCAAATGATTGGGCTCGTTGTATTGCTGCTTGTCACTCTGACGCTGATGCTTGCATTGGTTGCTCTAAAGGATATTTTTTGGCTTAAGAATAACCCCGAGAGAATATTTGATGGTTCAGGGCAAATTAGCGTTATAAAAGAGTTTGTCTATATCTCTGCAATTTTGGGAGGCTATGCCATAACCATTATGCTGCTTTGGACCAAGTTAATGAAACGTGTCCTATTCAGCCAAGAGTGCTCATTGTTAATGGTCACAAAAGGAGAAATGGACACTCGACTTCCGGTGTTTAGCAATGACGAATTGGGCGTAATGGCCACCTTAACCAATACAATGTTAGACACTTTGCAATCAAGCCAAAACGAAATTAAAACCACTCGTGATGTTGCCATTACCAGCCTAGCCGCGTTAGCTGAATCTCGCGATAACGAAACGGGCGCCCACATCATCCGAACTCAAGAATATGTGCGATCGTTAGCGCTCCACTTAGCTGACACTCCTCAGCATCAGGAGCAATTAACTCCAGACTACGTTGAACTGCTGTATAAGTCGGCACCGTTACATGACGTCGGTAAAGTTGGTATCCCTGACGCAGTATTGCTAAAGCCGGGTAAGCTGACCTTCGACGAATTCGAAATAATGAAGCAACACCCTGAAATCGGGGCTAAAGCCCTTTCGATTGCAGAACAGCACCTTGGCAGCAGTTCGTTCCTTCAAGTGGCGAAAGAGATATCACTCTCTCACCATGAAAAATGGGATGGAAGTGGTTATCCATTGGGGCTATCAGGCCAGAGCATTCCTCTTTCTGGCCGCTTAATGGCTGTCGCTGATGTCTATGATGCCTTAATCTCTAAGAGGGTCTATAAACCGGCATTTACACATGATGAAGCCAAAGAGATCATCATCAAAGGTAAAGGCGCGCATTTCGATCCAGATGTCGTTGACGCTTTTGTTGCAATGGAACACGAGTTTATGGCGATTGCTAAACAATACTCCGACCAGTCAGCACAAAACAGCGAAGACAATGGGATCCCTTCCCCACAGACAGCCTAG
- a CDS encoding methyl-accepting chemotaxis protein: MNLSITSKLLITLVAVFTLVLASSTGYQYYQQRNLLNSVLSEQLHDKASNYFDSLNMMMLTGTMSQKETLHQKALAQGGIEEVRVIRSETVNKLYGMGTVGQQAQDDIDRRALNGETIIEPFTAEWGKGLVVALPMKASENYRGTNCIACHMATEGEVLGVIRLEYNLNSLNSMISQRTFIAIAIMTIIAGIGFVAALYVIRKIIIKPLKQTSLFMRDVSQNRNLTLRLTSSRKDEVGQLTSDINSLLESVSNGMTQVQKTSHSLAMAATELTDVAKATEDATTNQLSESADVRHNMLELQQQQQNIEQATREASGLITHTTDTARNSATTAHQASQDIQSLVSDIEEVKTQIGELNQQTDQVTTILAVIKSVAEQTNLLALNAAIEAARAGENGRGFAVVADEVRQLASRTQEATGSIQSIIEQLQNGSSQSMASVDEVCQQAHIRAESVDELSRILSEVTEQMQQANIHASSVQDQVGMQTQVSSNVSDKISAITTHAEKTSHSAGQTREICMYLEHTSEQLELLLKQFTLPDNNKG, from the coding sequence ATGAATCTATCAATAACGTCAAAGCTCCTTATTACTCTGGTTGCGGTTTTCACCCTCGTTTTAGCCTCATCAACCGGATATCAGTACTACCAACAACGTAACTTACTTAATTCTGTATTGAGTGAGCAGTTGCATGATAAAGCCAGTAATTACTTCGACAGCTTGAATATGATGATGCTCACTGGAACCATGTCTCAAAAAGAAACCCTACACCAAAAAGCACTCGCTCAAGGTGGCATAGAAGAAGTGCGCGTTATACGCTCTGAAACCGTTAACAAACTATACGGAATGGGCACTGTCGGCCAGCAAGCACAAGATGATATCGACAGAAGAGCGCTAAACGGTGAGACCATTATTGAACCATTTACGGCTGAATGGGGCAAAGGCTTAGTGGTCGCCCTACCGATGAAAGCCAGCGAAAACTACCGCGGAACAAACTGTATTGCATGCCATATGGCCACAGAGGGTGAAGTTCTAGGGGTTATCCGCTTAGAATATAACTTGAATAGCCTCAATTCGATGATAAGCCAGAGAACCTTTATTGCGATTGCTATAATGACAATCATTGCAGGCATTGGCTTTGTTGCTGCGTTGTATGTAATTCGTAAAATCATCATTAAGCCACTTAAACAAACGTCATTATTCATGCGAGATGTCAGTCAGAACCGAAACTTAACTTTAAGGCTCACGTCATCACGTAAAGATGAAGTCGGTCAATTAACCAGCGATATTAATTCTTTACTAGAAAGTGTTTCCAATGGCATGACGCAAGTTCAAAAAACATCGCACTCCCTTGCCATGGCTGCGACTGAATTAACAGATGTTGCGAAAGCAACTGAAGACGCAACCACCAATCAACTGAGTGAAAGCGCTGATGTAAGACACAACATGCTGGAACTTCAGCAGCAGCAACAAAACATAGAGCAAGCGACTAGAGAGGCCTCAGGGCTGATCACTCATACAACGGACACGGCAAGAAACAGCGCCACTACGGCGCACCAAGCAAGCCAAGATATACAATCACTGGTCTCTGATATTGAGGAAGTCAAAACGCAAATTGGTGAACTCAATCAACAAACAGATCAAGTAACCACAATTTTGGCCGTAATCAAAAGTGTTGCAGAGCAAACAAATCTACTGGCGTTAAATGCCGCGATAGAAGCCGCTCGCGCAGGCGAAAATGGTCGTGGCTTTGCTGTTGTCGCTGACGAGGTTCGTCAACTGGCAAGTCGAACACAAGAAGCAACAGGAAGTATTCAGTCGATCATCGAGCAACTGCAAAACGGCAGCAGCCAGTCTATGGCATCGGTCGATGAAGTCTGTCAACAAGCTCATATTCGCGCTGAGTCTGTCGACGAGCTTTCTCGCATTTTATCGGAAGTGACAGAACAAATGCAGCAAGCCAATATTCATGCGAGCAGCGTACAAGATCAGGTTGGCATGCAAACTCAGGTGAGTAGCAATGTGAGTGACAAGATATCGGCAATTACAACTCATGCAGAGAAAACATCGCATTCGGCAGGACAAACTCGAGAGATTTGTATGTATCTTGAGCACACATCAGAGCAACTAGAGCTATTACTTAAGCAATTTACCCTGCCAGACAATAATAAAGGTTGA